Proteins encoded together in one Lagopus muta isolate bLagMut1 chromosome 3, bLagMut1 primary, whole genome shotgun sequence window:
- the LOC125691419 gene encoding androgen-dependent TFPI-regulating protein: MEISTLAAYHCLVLAWYFFVLYSLTQLRTEERPSEVFLYGGQWKYLTVLNLFLQAVFYGVSFLADVLRLIKELRCAKCVISSRDLLFSVLAFPVSTFVSISFWILYTYNRELVYPKSLDGVIPTWLNHTMHTAVLPLALLEILATPHRYPAKKKGLFLLGCASFLYVSWVLWIYFVTGEWVYPLFASFSPAGLGAFFISSLAIVVCFYNFGEFLNRMIWGDSIVILDYKRKGK, from the exons ATGGAAATCTCTACTCTCGCAGCTTACCATTGCCTTGTTCTTGCCTGGTATTTTTTCGTCCTCTATTCACTCACACAACTAAGAACAGAAGAACGGCCATCTGAAGTGTTCCTTTACGGTGGGCAGTGGAAATATTTGACAGTCCTCAATCTG TTTTTGCAGGCTGTCTTCTATGGGGTGTCCTTCCTGGCTGATGTCCTGAGGCTAATTAAGGAACTGCGATGTGCTAAGTGCGTAATTTCCAGCAGAGACCTTCTTTTCAGTGTCCTGGCTTTCCCAGTGTCCACA tttgtTTCTATATCCTTTTGGATCCTGTACACCTACAACCGAGAGCTGGTTTACCCCAAAAGCCTTGATGGAGTCATTCCAACGTGGCTAAATCACACCATG cacacagctgtgttaCCACTTGCTCTTCTGGAAATCCTTGCCACACCGCATCGCTACCCAGCAAAGAAGAAGGGACTGTTCCTGTTAGGCTGTGCCTCTTTTCTTTATGTCAGTTG GGTCCTATGGATTTATTTTGTAACAGGAGAGTGGGTGTACCCTCTCTTTGCTTCATTCAGCCCAGCTGGGCTAGGAGCCTTTTTCATCAGTAGCCTTGCCATCGTCGTCTGTTTCTACAATTTTGGAGAGTTCCTAAACCGTATGATATGGG GAGATTCAATAGTAATACTGGACTACAAACGGAAAGGCAAGTGA
- the LOC125691418 gene encoding uncharacterized protein LOC125691418, with protein sequence MKMKQLLNILSDLLDKRQMNPLHLQMLVPETSSEMLLCLQWRTLILRICLSQLEQKLREACLAFAVQGSSFADQSCLHDVSYPSGTREAITQFIFGTLTLQPNSWAEKWWWPEVTEERGRILMEHSAVGQASFAAYNSPQDASAPGSQDQLLGTGLEEGKNEKEENDCLNFQCDDSKNKAGDARSIHARINIPSSFLCRDDLYWKLPFLFNPMGIQSYQRQVSGAKSHKLLDFSLPWRDLAALSPSTLEDGQCDDNSDNSKRGFKGALCVACET encoded by the exons atgaaaatgaaacagctgCTGAACATTTTATCAGACCTGCTAGACAAAAGGCAAATGAATCCTCTGCATCTTCAAATGCTGGTGCCAGAGACCTCATCTGAAATGTTGCTTTGTCTGCAATGGAGAACTTTGATCCTGAGGATCTGTTTGTCTCAGCTGGAGCAAAAGCTGAGGGAAGCTTGCTTAGCTTTTGCTGTTCAGGGTTCTAGTTTTGCAGATCAAAGTTGCCTGCACGATGTTTCCTACCCGTCAGGAACGAGAGAAGCTATCACACAGTTCATCTTTGGCACCCTGACCCTGCAGCCAAATTCTTGGGCTGAG AAGTGGTGGTGGCCTGAAGTTACAGAGGAACGTGGCAGAATCCTTatggagcacagtgctgtgggacAAGCTTCATTTGCTGCCTACAATTCTCCCCAGGATGCGAGTGCTCCAGGAAGCCAG GACCAATTGCTAGGTACTGGtttggaagaaggaaagaatgaaaaagaagagaatgactGTCTGAA CTTTCAGTGTGATGACTCCAAGAATAAGGCAGGAGATGCAAGATCCATCCATGCAAGAATTAACATACCGAGCAGTTTTCTTTGCCGTGATGACCTATACTGgaagctgccttttctttttaatcctaTGGGTATTCAAAGCTATCAGAGGCAAGTATCTGGTGCAAAAAGTCACAAACTGCTTGATTTCTCACTGCCTTGGAGGGACCTGGCAGCACTCAGCCCATCGACACTAGAGGATGGACAGTGTGATGACAACAGTGACAACTCAAAAAGAGGCTTTAAGGGAGCACTCTGTGTTGCTTGTGAAACATAA